One region of Pirellulales bacterium genomic DNA includes:
- a CDS encoding cellulase family glycosylhydrolase: MTLIRFCTPIAILIVMVQLANSCAGADSTGPVKATSPDPFLKTSGTEIRNARGRGEVVQLRGVNLGGWLLLEEWMCPMDSSGLKDDLSARKTLVDRFGEATADDLFSAYEDAWISDQDLDNIAGLGMNVVRVPFWYPNLQKEDGAWRKNAFDRLDWLVSKAWDRGIYTILDLHGAPGGQSKEQTTGAIRPQPELWSSEANRRRTIDIWQHIAIHFKGNPAVAGYDLLNEPTGAPDRASLWEFYHTCSQAIRTIDLEHIIFVEGCWAGHVGPQYLNWSWDVLPPPARSGWKNVVYEMHAYEFAWDDTDKQMKNIENQLADWQKHRSWGIPAYQGEFNAMGPKPDPANVWKYAVEKFAANGMSWSVWSYKAAHGSGGDSWGVYNPRDPKPPKPNLQTDSADEIRRKWSQWTTAKSFAINPMLRRALAMPVPVDDRYALSSSDEPLNVPAPGVLANDKDLNLGEPGIALKTHLVAGPTHGKLKLNEDGSFTYTPTKDYSGPDTFRYRIFDGHLDSAIVGKVTVDVQVKKQ; encoded by the coding sequence ATGACCTTGATTCGATTTTGCACGCCGATTGCGATCTTGATCGTGATGGTTCAACTTGCGAACTCGTGCGCCGGCGCGGATTCGACTGGGCCGGTCAAAGCGACGTCGCCCGATCCGTTCCTCAAAACATCCGGGACGGAGATCCGCAACGCTCGCGGCCGGGGCGAGGTCGTCCAATTGCGCGGAGTGAATCTCGGCGGCTGGCTGTTGCTCGAGGAGTGGATGTGCCCGATGGATTCCTCCGGGCTGAAGGACGATCTCTCCGCACGCAAGACCCTCGTCGACCGCTTTGGCGAAGCGACGGCCGACGATCTTTTCTCGGCGTATGAAGACGCGTGGATCAGCGACCAAGACCTCGACAACATCGCCGGCCTGGGGATGAACGTCGTTCGCGTGCCGTTCTGGTATCCGAATCTGCAGAAGGAGGACGGCGCTTGGCGAAAGAATGCCTTCGATCGGCTCGATTGGCTCGTGAGCAAGGCGTGGGACCGCGGGATTTACACGATCCTCGATCTGCACGGCGCGCCCGGCGGCCAGAGCAAGGAGCAGACGACCGGCGCGATTCGCCCGCAGCCGGAATTGTGGTCGAGCGAAGCCAATCGCCGCCGCACGATCGATATCTGGCAGCATATTGCCATTCACTTCAAGGGGAATCCGGCCGTGGCGGGCTATGACCTCTTGAACGAGCCGACTGGCGCGCCCGATCGCGCGAGCCTGTGGGAGTTTTATCACACCTGTTCGCAAGCGATTCGAACGATCGATCTCGAGCACATCATTTTCGTCGAGGGTTGCTGGGCCGGGCACGTTGGACCGCAGTATCTGAACTGGAGCTGGGACGTGCTCCCGCCGCCGGCCAGATCGGGCTGGAAGAACGTCGTCTACGAAATGCACGCCTACGAGTTCGCCTGGGACGACACCGACAAGCAGATGAAGAACATCGAAAACCAGCTCGCCGATTGGCAAAAGCATAGGAGCTGGGGCATCCCGGCCTATCAGGGAGAATTCAACGCGATGGGTCCGAAACCCGATCCGGCTAACGTCTGGAAATACGCGGTCGAGAAATTCGCTGCCAACGGTATGAGCTGGTCGGTCTGGTCGTACAAAGCGGCCCACGGCTCGGGCGGCGATAGCTGGGGCGTATACAACCCGCGCGACCCGAAGCCGCCGAAGCCCAACTTGCAGACCGATTCGGCAGACGAGATTCGCCGCAAATGGTCGCAGTGGACCACGGCCAAATCGTTCGCGATCAACCCGATGCTCCGGCGAGCGCTGGCGATGCCGGTGCCCGTGGACGACAGGTACGCACTCAGCTCGTCCGATGAGCCGTTGAACGTGCCCGCGCCGGGGGTGCTGGCGAACGACAAAGACCTGAACCTCGGCGAGCCAGGGATCGCTCTCAAAACCCACCTCGTCGCCGGCCCGACGCACGGCAAGCTGAAGCTGAACGAAGACGGGTCATTCACCTACACGCCGACCAAAGATTACTCTGGCCCGGACACTTTCCGGTATCGCATCTTCGACGGCCACTTGGATTCGGCAATCGTCGGGAAGGTGACAGTCGACGTGCAAGTGAAGAAGCAATAG